tctagtttttgtttcttaattGAAAATAAGGGAACAAATTAGAAAATGACTTTCCCCAGACTCCTGTGTTTTACATCATTAGTAATAAATACTCCTCCTgggaaagcaaaagaaacatttaTCAACTTCTTGTGTGATGATGGATTTCAGAATACTCATGATGAATCTGTAAAAACTTAATATCATTTGTAATGTTCATTCAATTGCATGTCTAATGGAAAATATCTGAATTATTATTGAACtatgaatgtatttttaaatttctacatTTATAAATGTGTTAAATAAAGTTTATATGAATTTTCTGTATTATCTTGCTTTACTCAAACACATTTCCATCTTTTTATGAATAATTAAAATTGTACATGGttataatttaaaacataaaattattatagataaaaagatgataaataggcaTATACATGAAGAATAAGTACATAGAAGATGATAGTAGTTGaaatgtattaaatatttttaaattttaaaatctattactATATTATCTGTAGTCATAATACTGTGCAATAGATTAGGAGTCAATCCTTTAATCTTACTTTGTCCTCTGACATACCCACCACTCCCTGACGCTTAGAAACTATGTATCTACTAATTCTTTGAATTCTACTGTCTTACATTTCTAGTATGACTGAGATCATGTGCTATCTGCCTTATTCCCAGCTTATTCCAATCAACATAACACTCCCTTAATATTTGATCTCATTGTACATGCTATAAAACCCTTCTGTTATAGATGTATATCACTTCATTGTCAACTGTTTTCTACATAAAAAATAGCTTTGGATGGTAACTTCACTTGGTTGCAAACCTTGCTTACtgttaattaaacaaaataattatagtGTCTTTGgtataatttttttcatgtgtaGATGCACTCAGTATgtaatttctaattttttaaatctcCAAATGTTTCTTTACAATGTCTATATTAATCTACATCCCTTAATATGCTACAAGAGTTACACTTTTACTATATCCTTAACAGCTTTTgtaatttttagtatttttatactAACATTTGTAATTGGGATGAAATATTACCCTTTGGAATTTTCATTTGCACTTCTCTAATGACTGGTGATGCTGAAAACAGTATGTTGTGTAGGTTTCCTCTGAGATATACGATTCTACAAAGTCGCTCCTTGTGACATACAGTAAATAACTCACAAGAGCTTctggaagttcctgaaactgaccaaatTTAGAAGGCTCCTTCCTTCCAAGAGTAAACAATATAGATTGCTGAGAATCACTCTCAATAAGGCAAACTACAAAGACTGGCTAGAAGAAGCAAAACACACCCCGACCACCTGGAAGAAGTAGAAAACACTGAGTCACCCAGAAAGGACATTTTTTAACCTGTTGATCTGATTGGAGGTGCAGTAGGTACCAGGTTTTCAGCTTCTGAAATCTTTCACCATACTGGAATAGCCTTTGGTGATGGacctgtctttgagtcatttttgtTCTTGTAACTAACTCCTCACCCATATCCTTGTACACACTCCCTGCCAAGACTCATTGGTTGGCCACATTGGACTTTGGTGGTACCTGTAACTTTTGACTGCTGTGGGTTCCCTATCTAGATGAGTATGTTGTGTTTCTCCAAGAAAAAGTTTCTCACACATTTATCTATTAGGAACTTGCATGCAtactttattttgctttattttatttttgagattaaaattttcctttcttcctacaAACTCACCCTGCTTTCCTTCAAAGTCATGGCAGTTTGTTTTTCAGCAATTATcattgtatacacacatgtatttgtgcatgttATAAATATAACTCAGTGAATCAACGTGATGCTACTCGTATGCCTTATTTCAGGATTGCCATTTTCCATTTGGCACTGAACAATGAATTGATATGTTTTTCACTGGGAAGACCACCTCTCCTATTCCAAGTTTTACTTGGCTACCAATAGTACATTGTTTATGGTTGGTATGCATTCTTTTGCTAAATGTCCTTTTGACAGATGGGAGAATTTACCTACATCAGTCCATttatataggttttttttttttttattaacttgagtatttcttatatacatttcgagtgttattccctttcccggtttccgggcaaacatccccctcccccctccccttccttatgggtgttccgctcccaaccctccccccattaccgccctccccccatagactagttcactgggggttcagtcttagcaggacccagggcttccccttccactggtgctcttactaggatattcattgctacctatggggtcagagtccagggtcagtccatgtatattctttaggtagtggcttagtccctggaagctctggttgcttggcattgttgtacttttggggtctcgagccccttcaagctcttccagttctttctctgattccttcaataggggacctattctcagttcagtggtttgctgctggcattcgcctctgtatttgctgtattctggctgtgtctctcaggagcgatctacatccggctcctgtcggtctgcacttctttgcttcatccatcttgtctaattgggtggctgtatatgtatgggccacatgtggggcaggctctgaatgggtgttccttcagtctctgttttaatctttgcctctcccttccctgccaagggtattctttttcctcatttaaagaaggagtgaagcattcacattttgatcatccgtcttgagtttcgtttgttctagggatctagggtaattagcccaaatgcttgaattaccctatatagGTTTTTATGAGTCTACATTATTTGTTTCAATTAGCTAGGCATAAAACCTTCATTTGATGCATATTCTGCTGGAGATCTGGTAACAAATATGATTTAAATGTCCTCTTTTACCCTTGTTCCACATTGAATAGAAACTATCCCCTACTTCttctcactctttctttcttttcctttgtttccttgtttctttctttctttcttcctttcttccatggtcaacttgacacaaaataGAGCTCTTTGAGAAAAGGAATTTCTACTCAGCAAATGTCCCATCAAACTCGTTATACAacattgtcttgattaatgactgatgtgtgTGTGCCAGCCCGTTGTGAGAGATTCCGCCTTtgctcatctggtcctgggatgcATAAGAACGTAAACTCACCAGTCTAGAAGTAGCATTCCAGGGCCAGTACTGACTCAATTTCAAACTCATTTCATGCCGTAGCTTCCTGCCCTACCTGGGTTCCTGCTgtgacttccctccatgatggacttttccatgaaaatataagatgaaataaactctttcctacTCAAGATATTTTGGTTATGACAGATACCTAGAATAGTCATATCCATAGAGGCAAAAAGTAGAATTAATAACTGCTTAAGTCTGAGTGGAGAAGTAGtaaattatttgttttcatttaagtctttgaaaagaaaataattcttgTATGGGTGAGGTTAATATTCACAAACAGCATGATGCAACATAATAATGAATTGTGTGCTTTAAGTGGGTAAAATGATAACTTTTATGTCATATGGATTTTATAATAACGAATACATTATAAATGACATGAATGATGAACTTCTCTGCAGAACTATCTTTTATTAACTAAGGAGTctcaaaatttaataaaaataacaaaaaatcttGAACATTTGATGAATTTGGTTAAACTGTCAAGCAAATAGTACATATATATTAactttcaaataatttttatttcaagagatatacattttaatttatattttcagaaGTTTGTGAAAATATTAGCATCTTATTCAGGCATATTTAGTATATTGCCTTTCTCAACAATTACTAATTATTACTCATTTGTTGAGACTTGCTGTgtaatttatcattttatttttgcctATTTACAAAGGAGGGatagaaattttataatttcactACGCATGAGTATGCTTCTAAAAAATACGCAAATTAAAAAGATCTTATCAAAAAGACTAAAGATGGCAGGTGATGGTAAAGATTCTGAGCAAATGATGTGATTGAAACTTTCAAACTTGTCAATTACATTTGTTATAATGAACAGCAGTAGGTgacaaagacttattttattatttctctgggaaagactcttggttttgtttcccTTGTCTAAGAATCTTCACTTCATCCCCCAAAATCTTTACAACACatggaaaatacttttttttctacAAAAAGCATGGCAGGGAAACACAGAGGGTTGGGAGGATTTTCATTTCCCAGAGACTTGTCATCAGTTTTTAGAAAGTAAATTttatcctccctcccccaggtcagtgtcttcctccctctttctggTCAGTTTAATATGAGTCAGACTAACTAATATCATAAAGCCATTATTGATTCTCTACCAGACCCTCAAATGATATTGGTCTGCAATGTGACcctttaattattgtttttattagtcCAACATGTACCAGGGTCCTAAAGTTTCCCAGAATTTATTCATACATGCATCTTCCATTTTACTACCCCATATCATTGCTGTTTTTATAATGGTTTCTAACTaataaaatgctatcttattaaagaaataaaaaaagaaagaaagaaagaaagagaaagaatgaatgaaacatGAAACCATATAGCCAGTAAAATCTTCATGATAAATATCCCAGATCTTCTTCTAAAACTGAGAAACAGAATTGCCCTCTCATCTGGAAACttcaataaattattattatatccAAGGAGATTAAAATAAGTATGTTGAAAAGATGTTAACACCTTTATGACTAGAGATATTTTCATGTTCAATCATTTTTATAACATGTCCTGAGTCACTTTACTGAAGAATTGAAGAATAATTAAAACTATGGATAAAAGATGAGTTTTAGGGTTTTGCTAGTATGTTTCCTCAATTAATATCTAATTTTAAGTAGATATCATCTTTACCATAATATAAGAagataaattgaaaaaaatttcaatatatttgccttagttttctttttgaaaatttgtTTGCATCGCAaacagagaagagactgagggaaagaaggtACAACTACAGGCCCAAATttggatctagctcaaggggaggctctaagATTTGACACCATTAcagatgctatggtgtgcttacagacaggagcctaccatGGCTGCCCTCCAGGAGGCTtaacaagcagctgaatgagTCTGAttcagatacttacacccaactaatggacagaagctgaGACCCCTGtggatgaattagagaaaagctagaagaaaatgaagagggcaaccccataagaataccaGCCGTCTCAGCTAACCTAGACCACTgcgatctctcagacactgagccaccaaccagatagcatacactagctgaCATGAGGCCTCCGACAGATACACAGCAGAGGATGTGCTTCATTTAGAGAAGCCTCATTTAGAGAAGATGCAACTAACCCTTGAGAGGCTTGAGggcccaggaagtggggaggtctagtggagggtgggaaggtgggaatatcctcttggagacaggggagaaggaatgggatgaggaaatgtcggagggcagactgggaggtggataatgactggactgtaaaaattgatcaaagataatttaaaaaaaacacaaattgaaagaaaagtaTAATTTTCTCAATGGCAGCTAAGTATAAAATACCATGCATAACCAACTTGTGTTTGTATGGCTTTGATTAATCTTATGGATTGTCTTCTTGTCAGCATGTATATCATTATGTATATGTTATTATTTTCAAAGGTCTCCTGTTCAGCCAAGATTggcaggaagcttgtatcttcatGCCATACTATCACGAGTGCTAGAATTATAAGTAGGTACCACTGCATATAGCTTATGCATCAGTATGACTTTAGTTCATATGAATAAATGCTTCAATAATTATATAAACTATTTATATGTGAAGATATGTGCACGCTTCTAGAACTAGCAACAATGATGGAAATAGAAATACACAGTGATATTTGTTTTACTTAATTCAACCCTgaagtgttttttcttttttttttttttgtttgcaaaAAGACTCCATAAAGAGTCCTGTTGGAATACATCCAACAAAGCAAATGAGCCTTCAGTTAATGTCCACGGGGTAACTGTGTATGAAGTATTTAAAGCATACTCAGTTTCAGAACCATCTTCACAGCTGAGTCATTTAACCATATTTCTAGGAATTTCTTCCATCTTAAAAAATGTCATAATGCTTCCTATACACATATAAAGATCTGTGTTGCCCCAGTGACATACCAATGTGACCAGCAATGTCCTAAGGTAAGTCTTCCTAAGTATATTTTAAGGCAGACTACTTTATGACTTGCAAGTTCTTTCTGATCTTTGTTTCTGTTAAAGGCTGCACAGATTGTTGTTCCTGTGAGTTACTATGTAGAGGGTAAGTGATTCTCTGCTCTCTGTGTCACAGGACAGAACTTGTAGCCTCATTTACACATCCCAGATATGATATTTGTTCTCACATCACAAGAAAATTTGACCTTGACTTTCTCACAGATTTGTAACAAATATTGTTTAAAACACAGCATTGTTATATTAAGCACTCTTAGAATCTGAACAAATAACTGAATAGAATTAATTTCATATTTCATAACTATATTCCCAATAATTCTCTTTAAAAAtcagtttatatgtatatatttatttttaaaaatacatttactaTTTGATAAATTTAGTTTTGACTATGCTACCAGTGTATGAAATACTCCATAAAACGCATATTATAATGTCACCAAAATTTCAGTAATGGAATGAAATAGCAATGTCTCTTTAagtctgaaaaataaataagttctcacttatttcagatattttctcttttttcttcaatGTTCACATCTGTGTTTCTGATAAAAAATACCTTAAATACTAGCAGGTATAAAGTTTTCGTCCTCATTACATGTGTTCAAAGTATATAGCATGTGTCTTCTTGTGCAGCTATGTGGCTCAAACTCAGTGAAAACATGGAAAcatggaaaacatttttaaatgttgtcAACATATCAAACATAAACAGATCGTTCATAATACTAACAAGGCACATTTTTTCAGAAAATTACCTACTCAAATTTCATTACTAAAAGTAATTACTTCACAAAATcattgattcttttattatttgaatGCTCAGTCTATTTAGTAAGCATTAAACTGATATTTTCAGAATAAATTAAACCAAAAGAATGCTAAGTGATAAGTCACTGGAACAATCTTCTTAAACTTCCAAATTTAGCATTCATTccatatttttgtttctctttttcagatTCTTTCTGTCATGTGAGTTCTTCTCATGGACTGACACAATGCAGCAGAATAGTACTGTCACTCAGTTTATACTACTAGGATTGACACAGGATCCCCTGAAACAGAAAATGGTGTTCATAATCTTCTTAATTTTCTATATGGGGACTGTAGTAGGGAATACACTTATTATTGTGACAATCAAGTTCAGCCGGACACTTGGGAGTCCCATGTACTTCTTCTTGTTTTATTTGTCCTTTGCTGATTCCTGCTTTTCAACATCCACCGCCCCAAGACTCATTGTCGATGCCCTCTCTAAAAAGAACATCATTTCCTACAATGAATGCATGACACAAGTCTTTGCTCTCCATTTATTTGGGTGCATGGAGATCTTTGTCCTCATTCTCATGGCTgttgaccgctatgtggccatctgtaaaCCTTTGCGTTACCCAGTCATCATGAGCCGGCAGGTCTGTGTTATCTTGATCATTCTTGCCTGGATAGGATCTTTTATACATTCCACTGCTCAAATTGTTTTGGCTTTGAAACTGCCCTTTTGTGGGCCAAATCTCATTGACCATTATTGCTGTGACTTACAGCCCTTGTTGAAACTTGCCTGCATGGACACATACATGATAAATCTGTTGTTAGTGTCTAACAGTGGTGCAATTTGCTCGAGCAGTTTTATAATTTTGATTATCTCATATTTTGTGATCTTACACTCACTACGAAACCACAGTgcagaagggagaaaaaaggcACTTTCTACCTGCACATCTCATATAATAGTAGTTATCCTATTTTTTGGGCCctgcatatttatatatgcacGCCCACCAACTACTTTTCCTATGGACAAGATGGTAGCAGTATTTTATACCATTGGAACACCCTTTCTTAACCCAATTATATATACATTAAGGAATGCAGAAGTTAAAAATGCCATGAAAAAGTTATGGCATCTTAAAATTGTTACTGAATAAGTCTAGATACCAAATATGATCATACCTGAATATTGTAgctatatacattaaaaataaagctttctgAGTTGTGAATACTCCTGATAGATTAAGGAAAAAATTGACAAAAATTATATTCCTCTTTAATTTCCCGATTATAAATTAAGAAATATGGATTGAAATAATTATGTAGAGAGTGAAGAAATAACTTGAAATCAATTAAGTATAATCTGACAGATACTCCACCGCTGCCACTACAAAAGAAAGGGACAATTTGAAAAGATTAGTACATGATAaccagaaaacacaaaaatatacgTGGAGGCATTATTAACAATtgctagaaaaatagaaaagtattcAAATTCAAATTgtgattttcatccatggtttaTTTAGCTGTATAGGAAGAGTATTTATTCAAAAGAATagaactcattaagtatttactCAATTAAAAGATATAattaaatatactaaaatatactCCTGATCAATGCCTATAAAAATTCCTAGGCATAGTTTTTTGTGTCATTACTAGACATAGTGTAGGTC
This Rattus norvegicus strain BN/NHsdMcwi chromosome 3, GRCr8, whole genome shotgun sequence DNA region includes the following protein-coding sequences:
- the Or4c11 gene encoding olfactory receptor Olr660 translates to MQQNSTVTQFILLGLTQDPLKQKMVFIIFLIFYMGTVVGNTLIIVTIKFSRTLGSPMYFFLFYLSFADSCFSTSTAPRLIVDALSKKNIISYNECMTQVFALHLFGCMEIFVLILMAVDRYVAICKPLRYPVIMSRQVCVILIILAWIGSFIHSTAQIVLALKLPFCGPNLIDHYCCDLQPLLKLACMDTYMINLLLVSNSGAICSSSFIILIISYFVILHSLRNHSAEGRKKALSTCTSHIIVVILFFGPCIFIYARPPTTFPMDKMVAVFYTIGTPFLNPIIYTLRNAEVKNAMKKLWHLKIVTE